The Bradyrhizobium ottawaense genome window below encodes:
- a CDS encoding dihydroxyacetone kinase subunit DhaK, with amino-acid sequence MKKLMNSPDAFVDEMLAGLIAAHPSLVQEGRVVRRAGVAKKGKVGIVSGGGSGHLPLFTGYVGDGLLDTCAIGDVFAGPSVDSCIQAIRAADGGAGVLRLYGNYGGDRMNFDLAGEMVEMDGIETTTVRGTDDIASAAPQDNAKRRGVAGIIYAYKIAGAKADTGAGLADVTATAQAAVDACRTIGVALSPCQIPGAAKPTFELGADEIEMGMGIHGEPGIWRDKLRPADEVADEMVRRLLADPVAHKSERVSVLVNSLGATPLEELFIVYRRVAALLKKEGLTIVRPLVGHYVTSMEMAGLSISMIHLDAEREQLLAAPCACPFWRV; translated from the coding sequence ATGAAGAAACTGATGAATTCACCCGACGCCTTCGTCGACGAGATGCTCGCGGGCCTCATTGCCGCCCATCCGTCGCTGGTGCAGGAGGGACGCGTCGTCCGCCGCGCCGGGGTTGCGAAAAAGGGCAAGGTCGGCATCGTCTCCGGCGGCGGCTCCGGCCATCTGCCGCTGTTCACCGGTTATGTCGGCGACGGCCTGCTCGACACTTGCGCCATCGGCGACGTGTTCGCGGGGCCTTCGGTCGATTCCTGCATCCAGGCAATCCGCGCCGCCGATGGCGGCGCTGGCGTGCTGCGGCTCTACGGCAATTATGGCGGCGACCGCATGAATTTCGATCTCGCCGGCGAGATGGTCGAGATGGATGGCATCGAGACCACGACCGTGCGCGGCACCGACGACATCGCCTCGGCAGCACCGCAGGACAACGCCAAGCGCCGCGGCGTCGCGGGCATCATCTATGCCTACAAGATCGCAGGCGCGAAGGCCGACACCGGCGCGGGTCTCGCGGACGTGACAGCCACCGCGCAGGCTGCCGTCGACGCCTGCCGCACCATCGGGGTGGCGCTCTCGCCCTGCCAGATCCCGGGTGCGGCCAAGCCGACCTTCGAGCTTGGCGCGGACGAGATCGAGATGGGCATGGGCATCCATGGCGAGCCCGGCATCTGGCGCGACAAGCTGCGGCCGGCGGACGAGGTCGCCGACGAAATGGTGCGGCGCCTGCTCGCCGATCCCGTGGCTCACAAGTCGGAACGCGTGTCCGTGCTGGTCAACAGCCTCGGCGCGACGCCGCTGGAGGAATTGTTCATCGTCTATCGCCGCGTCGCGGCGCTCCTGAAGAAGGAGGGTCTGACCATCGTGCGCCCGCTGGTCGGGCATTACGTGACCTCGATGGAGATGGCGGGGCTGTCGATCAGCATGATCCACCTCGATGCCGAGCGCGAACAGCTTCTGGCCGCGCCCTGCGCCTGTCCGTTCTGGAGGGTGTGA